One window from the genome of Candidatus Zixiibacteriota bacterium encodes:
- a CDS encoding aromatic amino acid lyase, translated as MAIILSGSELTIEKLVRIARNNEAVELHSEAVERIRKCRAMLEKKIQAHEIMYGVNTGIGEFSEVVLTDEQVRDFQKYLIYNHSAGIGDPAPIEYVRGAMAARINVHAHGNSGVRPEVTLTLVEMLNKGVTPFICQKGSVGACGDLAPMSQIALLMMGEGKAYYKGELLEGKEALDRAGIPVPGLKARDGLAVINGSNVLTAMSAIFLYDANRWLKQAEIGAAMSLEALKANMKPYSARLHEVRGFIGAVRSAEAIRKVVAGGDLAENRVKCKVQDAYSMRSTPQVIGAAHDALAYARSQVEIELNGVGDNPIFFPDENLQLSGANFQGTPVAVPMDMAGACITMVSVMSERRMNRLNNPALSVGLPPFLTKGAGMFSGMMLSQYTADALIVEQRILSSPASIQSIPAAADQEDFVSMGMNTAIKNMQILDNAYGILGIEMMAAAQALDFRDYKFGKGTTRAKEIIRKHVDFLDIDRPLYPDHTKMKELVKSCEILEAVEKEVGPLE; from the coding sequence ATGGCCATCATATTAAGCGGGTCCGAGCTGACAATCGAGAAACTGGTTCGGATTGCCCGAAATAATGAAGCGGTCGAGCTTCACTCCGAAGCTGTCGAGCGGATCAGAAAATGCCGGGCCATGCTCGAGAAAAAAATTCAGGCGCATGAAATCATGTATGGTGTCAATACCGGGATCGGTGAGTTTTCCGAAGTGGTTCTAACCGATGAGCAGGTCAGGGATTTTCAGAAGTACCTGATTTATAATCATTCGGCCGGGATAGGCGATCCGGCGCCGATCGAGTATGTTCGCGGGGCTATGGCGGCGCGGATCAATGTTCATGCCCACGGCAATTCCGGGGTGCGCCCGGAGGTAACATTGACGCTGGTGGAAATGCTCAATAAGGGTGTGACACCTTTTATTTGCCAGAAGGGATCGGTCGGCGCCTGCGGCGATCTGGCGCCGATGTCTCAGATTGCACTTCTGATGATGGGTGAGGGGAAAGCCTATTATAAGGGGGAGTTGCTTGAAGGCAAAGAGGCCCTGGACCGGGCCGGGATTCCGGTGCCGGGATTGAAGGCGCGCGACGGACTGGCGGTAATCAACGGGTCCAATGTATTGACGGCGATGAGCGCCATATTTCTGTATGATGCCAACCGCTGGTTGAAACAGGCCGAAATCGGGGCGGCCATGTCACTGGAAGCGCTCAAGGCCAATATGAAGCCGTACAGCGCAAGATTACACGAAGTGCGCGGTTTCATAGGGGCGGTTCGTTCGGCCGAGGCCATCCGAAAAGTAGTCGCCGGGGGCGACCTGGCGGAAAACCGGGTTAAATGCAAGGTGCAGGATGCTTATTCGATGCGGTCGACGCCGCAGGTGATCGGTGCGGCTCATGATGCCCTGGCATACGCCCGTTCGCAGGTCGAAATCGAACTCAACGGGGTGGGTGATAATCCGATCTTTTTCCCCGACGAAAATCTCCAGCTGTCCGGGGCCAATTTCCAGGGGACGCCGGTGGCGGTGCCGATGGATATGGCCGGGGCCTGTATTACCATGGTTTCGGTAATGTCGGAGCGACGGATGAACCGTCTCAACAACCCGGCCCTGTCGGTCGGACTACCGCCATTTTTGACCAAGGGCGCCGGGATGTTTTCGGGAATGATGCTTTCGCAATACACCGCAGATGCGCTGATTGTCGAGCAAAGAATTCTGTCCAGCCCAGCCTCGATTCAATCGATCCCGGCCGCGGCCGATCAGGAGGATTTCGTTTCGATGGGCATGAATACGGCGATTAAGAACATGCAGATTCTCGATAACGCTTATGGTATTCTCGGGATCGAAATGATGGCGGCCGCCCAGGCGCTCGATTTCCGCGATTACAAATTCGGCAAGGGGACTACCCGGGCCAAAGAAATCATCCGTAAGCATGTCGATTTTCTCGATATTGACCGGCCGCTTTATCCGGATCATACCAAAATGAAGGAGCTGGTTAAATCGTGCGAAATTCTCGAAGCGGTTGAAAAAGAGGTCGGACCGCTGGAATAA
- a CDS encoding DUF4097 family beta strand repeat protein: protein MRNFLISLIVNILFLIPAAYADYSEIRNLDLEADGIGVMVIDCGAGFLKIEGAENLDRIEVKAEIVIEDMSGNKAREYIEKYANLSLENKHGRAVLVSNFENTKTSFWSLFRSQSALINLTIMVPKQMNLEIDDGSGDTWINEIKGDIYLDDGSGDLELTNINGFIELDDGSGDVHLSRLDGDIRVDDGSGDIRADNVAGTIEIDDGSGDIEVRKVDGNVVVDDGSGDIEISYVTQDVKILDDGSGQVKIAHVDGRVKR from the coding sequence ATGCGTAATTTTTTAATCTCACTAATCGTCAATATCCTTTTTCTGATACCGGCCGCCTATGCCGACTATTCCGAAATTCGGAATCTGGACCTTGAGGCCGATGGTATCGGTGTTATGGTAATTGACTGCGGGGCCGGATTCTTGAAAATCGAGGGAGCGGAAAATCTGGACAGGATCGAGGTCAAGGCGGAAATCGTTATCGAGGATATGTCGGGGAACAAGGCCCGGGAATATATTGAAAAATACGCCAACCTGAGTCTCGAGAACAAACATGGCCGGGCCGTATTGGTAAGTAATTTCGAAAACACCAAGACCTCGTTCTGGTCGCTATTTAGAAGTCAGTCGGCCTTGATTAACCTGACAATCATGGTTCCGAAGCAGATGAATCTTGAAATCGATGATGGTTCGGGGGATACCTGGATCAACGAGATAAAGGGGGATATTTATCTCGATGACGGTTCCGGGGATCTGGAGCTGACCAATATCAACGGTTTTATCGAACTTGATGATGGTTCCGGCGATGTTCATCTCTCACGCCTTGACGGCGATATCAGGGTCGATGACGGTTCAGGCGATATCCGGGCCGATAATGTGGCCGGGACAATCGAAATCGACGACGGCTCGGGGGATATCGAGGTTCGGAAAGTCGACGGCAATGTTGTCGTTGATGACGGTTCGGGCGATATCGAGATCAGTTATGTGACTCAGGACGTCAAGATACTCGATGACGGTTCGGGTCAAGTAAAAATCGCTCATGTCGACGGCCGGGTTAAAAGATAA
- a CDS encoding mechanosensitive ion channel, producing the protein MQKILDWLATWGTAYGLKIIGAILIFVIGRIVIGIITGSISRILEKKGSDKTLIKFVLSLTRITLLVVVILASLSTLGVETTSFIAIIGAAGLAVGFALQGSLSNFAAGVMLIIFRPFEVGHYVEAGGTSGSVESIGIFSTTLNSPDNKKVIVPNSAITGGNITNYSAMETRRVDMVFGIGYDDDIKKARDIMLGIIDTDQRILKDPAPVVRVVELGNNSVNFAVRPWVKTADYWAVFFDLNEKIKMAFDENGITIPYPQTDVHLYQKTA; encoded by the coding sequence ATGCAAAAAATTCTGGATTGGCTGGCCACCTGGGGAACAGCCTACGGCCTCAAGATAATTGGGGCCATCCTGATTTTCGTCATCGGGCGGATCGTGATCGGAATTATCACCGGTTCCATCAGCCGGATCCTTGAAAAAAAGGGAAGCGATAAAACCCTTATCAAATTCGTCCTGAGCCTGACCCGGATCACCCTGCTGGTGGTGGTCATCCTGGCCTCATTGAGTACTCTGGGAGTCGAAACCACCTCCTTCATAGCCATCATCGGTGCCGCCGGTCTCGCTGTCGGTTTTGCCCTCCAGGGTTCGCTTTCCAATTTCGCCGCCGGGGTCATGTTGATCATCTTCCGGCCTTTCGAGGTCGGTCATTATGTCGAGGCCGGGGGAACCAGCGGATCGGTCGAATCTATCGGGATTTTTAGCACTACCCTGAATTCACCGGACAACAAAAAAGTCATTGTCCCCAACAGCGCCATCACCGGGGGGAATATTACCAATTACTCGGCCATGGAAACCCGACGGGTTGACATGGTCTTCGGTATCGGCTATGACGATGATATCAAAAAAGCCCGCGATATCATGCTTGGTATAATCGATACTGATCAGCGTATTCTCAAAGATCCCGCCCCGGTGGTCCGGGTGGTTGAACTGGGCAATAACTCGGTCAATTTCGCCGTCCGGCCCTGGGTCAAAACCGCCGATTACTGGGCCGTTTTCTTCGACCTCAACGAAAAAATCAAAATGGCTTTCGATGAAAACGGTATCACCATCCCCTACCCGCAAACGGATGTCCACCTCTACCAGAAAACGGCTTGA
- a CDS encoding DinB family protein has translation MEYRVIWVKRKFVFDLPPEMFPIVVDRLRGTPARLEEKTLSLSKEILTRNEGDSWSIQEIAGHLHDAEQLWHGRIDDFRAGEKEFRPADVTGRITIKANHNSADIKNLLVEFRKSRLRLVDRFAEMTEDEVSQAAYHRRLDVNMRVIDLALFIAEHDDHHLAKITDMIENYSK, from the coding sequence ATGGAATACAGGGTTATCTGGGTGAAACGGAAATTCGTTTTCGATCTACCGCCGGAGATGTTTCCGATAGTGGTTGACCGCCTCCGGGGAACGCCGGCCCGGCTTGAAGAAAAGACGCTATCGCTATCAAAGGAAATTCTCACAAGGAATGAAGGAGATTCCTGGTCTATTCAGGAAATCGCCGGGCATCTGCATGACGCCGAGCAGCTCTGGCATGGGCGGATCGATGATTTCCGGGCGGGGGAGAAGGAATTCCGACCGGCGGATGTAACCGGCCGGATTACGATTAAAGCGAATCATAACAGCGCCGACATAAAGAATCTTCTGGTGGAATTTCGTAAATCGCGTCTGAGGCTGGTCGATCGCTTTGCGGAAATGACCGAAGATGAGGTCTCGCAAGCGGCGTATCATCGGCGGCTGGACGTAAATATGCGGGTGATCGATCTGGCTTTATTCATAGCCGAGCATGACGATCATCACCTGGCCAAAATCACCGATATGATTGAGAATTACAGCAAGTAG
- a CDS encoding MFS transporter translates to METKTTAIRENHNHEIMRRWLTILTVEGSLATVFITLTGGAFLTGLALMLGANDFEIGLLAAIPFFAQVAQLFSAYLIDRTGRRKQITIWFSAIARQSWWLLVPILVFGGSWRLEAMIAIVIISNIAIMIATVGWMSWVADLVPDKIRGRYFGTRSAAVALSTIVSTLAGGIILDQYGPIDLENTGFAILIASACVFALAAVILLNRVPDPATRIAPPPVNLSYLFKPLKNKDFRQLTKVFIGWNLAIGIAAPFFAPHMLNYLGMNFTMISLYSAAAAVVAILLNKPWGKLIDRFGCKPVVVFCAFGISAIPLIWLFLNPGNRWILIPEVIYSAILWTGFNLAAFNIPIANSPRGERTIYLAMFALLTGLAFFVASIIGGIIAQSLIDFTWMVGSQRIINYQILFAVSSLLRMAAAGFFTTFHEPKEKRLPVMINFMGYSILKWFSSGRQIFPHPPHLDKSAASKTG, encoded by the coding sequence ATGGAGACGAAAACAACCGCCATAAGAGAAAACCATAACCACGAGATCATGCGCCGCTGGCTGACCATCCTGACGGTCGAGGGTTCTCTGGCGACGGTGTTTATCACCCTGACCGGGGGAGCCTTCCTGACCGGTCTGGCCCTGATGCTCGGCGCCAACGATTTCGAAATCGGCCTCCTGGCCGCCATTCCTTTTTTCGCCCAGGTGGCTCAGCTGTTCTCGGCCTACCTGATCGACCGCACCGGCAGACGAAAACAGATCACCATCTGGTTTTCCGCGATAGCCCGCCAGTCCTGGTGGTTGCTTGTCCCCATCCTGGTTTTCGGCGGTTCCTGGCGGCTCGAGGCCATGATTGCGATCGTCATTATCTCCAATATCGCTATCATGATTGCCACCGTCGGATGGATGTCGTGGGTGGCCGATCTGGTCCCGGACAAAATCCGCGGCCGTTATTTCGGGACTCGAAGCGCCGCCGTGGCCTTATCAACTATCGTCTCCACTCTCGCCGGAGGGATCATCCTTGACCAGTACGGCCCCATCGACCTGGAAAACACCGGCTTCGCCATTCTGATCGCCTCGGCCTGCGTTTTCGCGCTCGCCGCCGTAATCCTGTTAAACCGCGTACCCGATCCCGCCACCAGAATCGCCCCTCCCCCGGTAAATTTATCATATCTTTTCAAACCCTTGAAAAACAAAGACTTCCGGCAGTTAACCAAGGTTTTCATCGGCTGGAATCTGGCCATCGGAATCGCCGCCCCGTTTTTCGCACCCCACATGCTCAATTACCTCGGCATGAATTTCACCATGATTTCCCTCTATTCGGCCGCCGCCGCGGTGGTGGCCATACTCCTGAATAAACCCTGGGGGAAACTGATCGATCGTTTCGGCTGTAAACCGGTCGTTGTTTTCTGCGCCTTCGGGATTTCCGCCATCCCCCTCATCTGGCTCTTCCTGAATCCGGGCAACCGCTGGATCTTGATCCCCGAGGTGATTTATTCCGCCATCCTCTGGACCGGCTTCAACCTGGCCGCTTTCAACATCCCCATCGCCAACAGCCCCAGAGGCGAACGCACCATCTACCTGGCCATGTTCGCGCTTTTAACCGGCCTGGCTTTCTTTGTCGCCTCGATCATCGGCGGCATTATCGCTCAGAGCCTGATCGATTTCACCTGGATGGTCGGCTCGCAGAGAATTATCAACTACCAGATCCTGTTTGCCGTCTCCAGCCTTCTCCGAATGGCCGCGGCCGGATTTTTCACCACTTTCCATGAACCAAAAGAAAAACGGCTCCCCGTCATGATCAATTTCATGGGTTATTCTATCCTGAAATGGTTCAGTAGCGGCCGCCAGATTTTTCCCCATCCGCCGCATCTCGATAAAAGCGCCGCCTCTAAAACAGGCTGA
- a CDS encoding exonuclease domain-containing protein, with product MLIPGVKNKLLIVDLEATCWEGNERGLHKMNEMETIEIGAVMVDLEDRENIREYDIFIRPVRNPILSEFCKNLTSISQGDVNNAEPFPVVFPGFLEWAGDRNNYTFASWSGYDKWQFENDCLYHKIEYPFTTHFDIKKYFARAHNNQKMGLGRAVKKSGLEFEGTHHRGIDDARNIWYVLKKIIRDNDQLSLF from the coding sequence ATGCTTATTCCGGGGGTGAAAAATAAATTGCTGATTGTCGATCTCGAGGCGACCTGCTGGGAAGGCAATGAGCGCGGGTTGCATAAGATGAATGAGATGGAGACAATCGAGATCGGGGCGGTGATGGTCGATCTTGAGGATCGCGAAAATATCCGTGAGTACGATATATTCATCCGGCCGGTGCGCAATCCGATCCTATCCGAATTCTGCAAAAATTTAACCTCGATCAGCCAGGGCGATGTTAATAATGCAGAGCCATTCCCGGTGGTGTTCCCCGGATTTCTGGAATGGGCCGGGGATAGGAATAATTACACCTTCGCCTCATGGAGCGGTTATGATAAATGGCAGTTCGAAAACGATTGCCTGTACCATAAGATCGAGTATCCATTTACGACTCATTTCGATATCAAGAAATATTTCGCCAGGGCGCATAATAATCAAAAAATGGGACTGGGTCGGGCCGTCAAAAAGAGCGGTCTGGAATTTGAAGGGACACATCACCGGGGAATCGATGATGCCCGCAATATCTGGTATGTCCTGAAGAAAATAATCCGGGATAACGATCAACTCAGCCTGTTTTAG